One Salvelinus namaycush isolate Seneca chromosome 4, SaNama_1.0, whole genome shotgun sequence genomic window carries:
- the LOC120046162 gene encoding pleckstrin homology domain-containing family A member 1-like isoform X3 produces MLESKSEPPSLKLWDIFNLVINAGMRKFYLQANDQQDLVEWVNVLNNATKITVPKSGDGQPSAEMTQEGLGATKQISYKTEIIGGVPIITATQEQGDGGQNGAERGSQRKAHSQLPYFLGRGAQDQALIKAGYCVKQGAVMKNWKRRYFLLEENAVSYFKSDLEREPLRVIPLKEVHKVQECKQSDLMQRDNLFEVVTSSRTFYMQSDSPEEMHSWIKAISGAIVAQRGPGRSAASEHSDHSTTSIPSSFYCSSNHGGPPAPRSPVQAEPPYPQPQGGPGPYLGQPGLHGPAALARPPGGTTTTPLPPLPPGDPPPVQVSASSLYHTNADREDRSPWRRRSEVEGDQLEISTLSFEDSDLHVSQV; encoded by the exons ATGCTGGAGTCCAAATCGGAACCCCCCTCTCTAAAACTCTGGGATATTTTTAACCTAG tcatCAATGCTGGTATGAGGAAGTTCTACCTCCAGGCCAATGATCAGCAGGATCTGGTAGAGTGGGTCAACGTGCTCAACAACGCCACCAAGATCACA GTGCCAAAGTCGGGGGATGGCCAGCCCAGTGCAGAGATGACCCAGGAGGGGCTGGGTGCCACAAAGCAAATCTCCTATAAGACAGAGATCATAGGTGGAGTCCCCATCATCACTGCCACACAG GAGCAGGGCGACGGGGGGCAGAACGGAGCAGAGCGGGGGAGCCAGCGGAAGGCCCACAGCCAGCTGCCCTACTTCCTGGGGCGAGGGGCGCAGGACCAGGCGCTCATCAAGGCTGGATACTGTGTGAAGCAGGGAGCCGTG ATGAAGAACTGGAAGAGGAGATACTTCTTACTGGAGGAGAACGCGGTCAGCTACTTTAAGTCAGACCTG gagaggGAACCTCTGCGTGTGATCCCGCTGAAAGAGGTTCATAAAGTTCAGGAGTGCAAACAGAG TGACTTAATGCAGAGGGACAATCTATTTGAAGTCGTCACAAGCTCAAGGACCTTCTACATGCAG tCGGACAGTCCAGAGGAGATGCACAGCTGGATCAAGGCCATCTCAGGAGCCATTGTGGCCCAGCGGGGGCCCGGACGCTCAGCTGCCTCT GAGCACAGCGACCACTCTACCACCAGCATCCCTTCCAGCTTCTACTGCAGCAGCAACCACGGGGGACCCCCCGCCCCTCGCTCGCCCGTCCAGGCAGAGCCACCCTACCCCCAGCCCCAGGGGGGCCCGGGCCCTTACCTGGGACAGCCAGGACTTCATGGGCCTGCTGCCCTGGCGAGGCCACCCGGAGGCACCACCACCACCCCGCTCCCGCCTCTCCCTCCAGGAGACCCCCCGCCTGTCCAAGTGAGCGCCTCGTCCCTGTACCACACCAACGCCGACCGGGAGGACCGGTCGCCATGGAGACGGCGCAGCGAAGTAGAGGGCGACCAACTGGAAATCTCCACCCTCAGCTTCGAGGACTCAGATCTGCATGTCAGCCAGGTGTGA